A genomic window from Variovorax paradoxus includes:
- the accC gene encoding acetyl-CoA carboxylase biotin carboxylase subunit: MFKKILVANRGEIALRIQRACSELGIKAVMVYSEADRDAKYIKLAEEAVCIGPAPSAQSYLNMPAIISAAEVTDAEAIHPGYGFLSENANFAERVEQSGFQFIGPTPDNIRTMGDKVSAKQAMIKAGVPCVPGSEGELSDDAATNKRIARAIGYPVIIKAAGGGGGRGMRVVHTEAALVNAIQMTKAEAGAAFNNPAVYMEKFLQNPRHIEIQILADKHKNAVYLGERDCSMQRRHQKVIEESPAPGIPRKLIEKIGERCAAACKKINYRGAGTFEFLYENGEFYFIEMNTRVQVEHPVTEFTTGIDIVKTQIMVAAGEKLPFTQRQIQMHGHAIECRINAEDAWKFTPSPGRITMWHPPGGPGVRVDSHAYTNYFVPPNYDSMIGKIIVYGDTREQAMARMRTALNETVIEGIQTNIPLHRELMVDSKFMTGGTNIHYLEEWLAAHKR, encoded by the coding sequence ATGTTCAAGAAGATCCTGGTTGCAAACCGGGGGGAGATTGCCCTCCGGATTCAGCGTGCCTGCAGCGAGCTCGGCATCAAGGCCGTGATGGTGTATTCCGAAGCCGACCGCGACGCGAAGTACATCAAGCTGGCCGAAGAAGCCGTATGCATCGGCCCGGCCCCCTCGGCGCAGAGCTATCTCAACATGCCGGCGATCATTTCGGCGGCCGAAGTGACCGATGCCGAAGCGATTCACCCCGGCTACGGCTTCCTGAGCGAGAACGCGAACTTTGCCGAACGCGTGGAGCAGAGCGGTTTCCAGTTCATCGGCCCGACGCCCGACAACATCCGCACGATGGGCGACAAGGTGTCGGCCAAGCAGGCCATGATCAAGGCCGGCGTGCCTTGCGTGCCCGGCTCCGAGGGTGAGCTCTCGGACGACGCCGCCACCAACAAGCGCATTGCGCGTGCCATCGGCTACCCGGTCATCATCAAGGCGGCGGGCGGCGGCGGTGGTCGCGGCATGCGCGTGGTGCACACCGAGGCGGCTCTGGTCAACGCGATCCAGATGACCAAGGCGGAAGCCGGCGCGGCCTTCAACAATCCGGCCGTGTACATGGAGAAGTTTCTCCAGAACCCGCGCCACATCGAAATCCAGATCCTCGCGGACAAGCACAAGAACGCGGTCTACCTGGGCGAGCGCGACTGCTCCATGCAGCGCCGCCACCAGAAGGTGATCGAGGAATCGCCCGCGCCGGGCATTCCGCGCAAGCTGATCGAGAAGATCGGCGAGCGCTGTGCGGCCGCCTGCAAGAAGATCAACTACCGCGGTGCCGGCACCTTCGAGTTTCTCTACGAGAACGGCGAGTTCTATTTCATTGAAATGAACACGCGCGTGCAGGTGGAGCACCCGGTGACCGAGTTCACCACCGGCATCGACATCGTCAAGACGCAGATCATGGTGGCCGCCGGCGAAAAGCTGCCGTTCACGCAGCGCCAGATCCAGATGCACGGCCACGCCATCGAGTGCCGCATCAATGCCGAAGACGCGTGGAAGTTCACGCCGTCGCCGGGCCGCATCACGATGTGGCACCCGCCGGGTGGTCCGGGCGTTCGCGTCGACTCGCACGCGTACACCAACTACTTCGTGCCACCGAACTACGACTCCATGATCGGCAAGATCATCGTCTACGGCGACACGCGCGAGCAGGCCATGGCCCGCATGCGCACGGCGCTCAACGAAACCGTGATCGAAGGCATCCAGACCAACATCCCGCTGCACCGCGAGTTGATGGTTGATTCCAAGTTCATGACCGGCGGCACCAACATCCACTACTTGGAAGAGTGGCTGGCGGCGCACAAGCGCTGA
- the accB gene encoding acetyl-CoA carboxylase biotin carboxyl carrier protein: MDLRKLKTLIDLVSESNISELEITETEGKVRIVKGGGAAPVQYVQTLAAPQAAAAPAAAGAPAAPVASAPAAEAAPAGHAVKSPMVGTFYRSSSPGAAAFVEVGSKVNEGDTICIIEAMKILNEIEADKSGTITQILGENGQAVEYGQPLFIIE; encoded by the coding sequence ATGGATCTGCGCAAACTGAAGACACTGATCGATCTGGTGTCCGAATCGAATATTTCCGAGCTGGAAATCACCGAAACCGAAGGCAAGGTTCGCATCGTGAAGGGCGGCGGTGCCGCTCCGGTGCAGTATGTGCAAACCCTGGCGGCGCCTCAGGCGGCTGCCGCACCGGCCGCAGCCGGTGCTCCCGCGGCACCCGTGGCCAGCGCACCGGCGGCCGAAGCCGCGCCGGCCGGCCATGCCGTGAAGTCGCCAATGGTCGGCACCTTCTACCGTTCGTCCAGCCCGGGCGCTGCTGCGTTCGTCGAGGTTGGCAGCAAAGTCAACGAAGGCGACACCATCTGCATCATCGAAGCGATGAAGATCCTCAACGAAATCGAGGCCGACAAGTCCGGCACGATCACCCAGATCCTCGGCGAAAACGGCCAGGCGGTCGAATACGGACAGCCGCTGTTCATCATCGAGTGA